A genome region from Nocardia sp. NBC_00565 includes the following:
- a CDS encoding WS/DGAT/MGAT family O-acyltransferase, producing the protein MELISPIDAVFLLAESREHPMHVGSLQLFEAPEDAGPDFARHIHEKLLVDNEFHPTFRKRQATWLGAPRLAWTQAEGVELSYHLRRSALPSPGHFDQLLELASDLHSTLLDRHRPLWEIHLVEGLSDGRFAVYSKMHHALIDGVTAQRVLAKTLTNDPHASETRVPWNLPRSNRRAEPPGSLAGGIARNLLSAAGSGPAVLRVARAALLRQQLTMPFEAPRSMFNVPIGGARRCAVRSWPLERVRQVNKATGTTVNDVVLTMSAGALRGYLIEQNALPDKPLIAMVPVSLRTDEDATEADGVKVGAILCNLGTDIADPIERLRVVSDSMRRSKEVYNSLSPTQTMALSGLMLSPLALTMLPGMLSLTNPPFNIVISNVPGAKEPQYWNGARLDATYPMSIPCEGQAVNITLTTNADNLDFGLVGCRRSVPRLHSLLDHLENSLTELEQAAV; encoded by the coding sequence ATGGAGCTCATTTCTCCGATCGATGCCGTATTCCTACTCGCCGAATCCCGCGAGCACCCGATGCATGTCGGCTCGCTGCAACTATTCGAGGCGCCGGAGGACGCCGGGCCCGACTTCGCCCGGCACATCCACGAAAAGTTGTTGGTGGACAACGAATTTCACCCCACCTTCCGCAAGCGCCAGGCCACCTGGCTCGGCGCACCGCGGTTGGCGTGGACACAGGCCGAGGGCGTCGAACTCTCCTATCACCTGCGCCGGTCGGCGCTGCCGAGTCCGGGGCACTTCGATCAACTGCTGGAGCTGGCCTCCGACCTACACAGCACGTTGCTCGACCGGCACCGCCCGCTGTGGGAGATCCACCTCGTGGAGGGGCTGAGCGACGGCCGTTTCGCGGTGTACTCGAAGATGCACCACGCGTTGATCGACGGCGTGACCGCACAGCGGGTGCTGGCGAAGACCCTCACGAATGATCCACACGCGAGCGAAACGCGCGTGCCGTGGAACCTGCCGCGGTCCAACCGCCGGGCCGAACCGCCGGGGTCCCTGGCCGGCGGGATCGCACGAAATCTATTGTCGGCGGCCGGTTCCGGTCCGGCCGTGCTGCGGGTGGCCCGCGCCGCGCTACTGCGCCAGCAGTTGACCATGCCCTTCGAGGCGCCGCGCTCGATGTTCAATGTGCCCATCGGCGGGGCGCGCCGCTGCGCGGTCCGGTCCTGGCCGCTCGAACGCGTCCGGCAGGTCAACAAGGCCACCGGCACGACCGTCAACGATGTGGTGCTCACGATGTCGGCCGGTGCCTTGCGCGGATATCTGATCGAGCAGAACGCGTTGCCCGACAAGCCATTGATCGCCATGGTCCCGGTCTCGCTGCGGACCGATGAGGACGCGACGGAGGCCGACGGCGTCAAGGTCGGCGCGATCCTGTGCAACCTCGGCACCGATATCGCCGACCCGATCGAACGGCTGCGGGTGGTGAGCGACTCGATGCGCCGCAGTAAAGAGGTCTACAACTCGCTCTCGCCCACCCAGACCATGGCCCTGTCCGGGCTGATGCTGAGCCCGTTGGCGCTGACCATGTTGCCCGGCATGTTGTCGTTGACGAACCCGCCGTTCAATATCGTCATCTCCAACGTCCCCGGCGCCAAGGAACCCCAGTACTGGAACGGCGCGCGACTCGACGCCACCTATCCGATGTCGATCCCCTGCGAAGGGCAGGCCGTCAACATCACCCTCACCACCAACGCCGACAACCTGGACTTCGGGCTGGTCGGCTGCCGCCGCAGCGTGCCGCGACTGCACAGCCTGCTCGACCATCTCGAGAACTCGCTGACCGAACTCGAGCAAGCGGCCGTCTGA
- a CDS encoding DMT family transporter gives MTKRGWALFLAMGVIWGVPYAMIRIAVADFDPIVVAFGRTFLGALLLLPVALYTKTLAPVFRRWRPLLLYTLVEITGPWLLIGFAETTLNSSTVGLLIAAVPLIAVVIVTKLGHDRFDARRTIGLIVGFAGVAALVGLDIDLSEPAAIGAIALTTIGYAVGPIIINRALADLPPMGVVTGSLILAAVIYLPFAALRRPSHFTADASWSVLGLAVICTAAAFLVFFALIGEVGPARATVITYINPAVAILLGVTLLNEPLTIGMGIGFPLVILGSILGTARTRAADQPAATPAPSHTS, from the coding sequence ATGACCAAGCGCGGCTGGGCATTGTTCTTGGCGATGGGCGTCATCTGGGGCGTGCCCTACGCGATGATCCGGATCGCGGTGGCGGACTTCGACCCGATCGTGGTGGCATTCGGCCGCACCTTCCTCGGCGCGCTGCTCCTGCTGCCGGTCGCGCTGTACACCAAGACGCTCGCGCCGGTGTTCCGGCGGTGGCGTCCGCTGCTGCTGTACACACTGGTCGAGATCACCGGTCCGTGGCTGCTCATCGGATTCGCAGAGACCACATTGAACAGTTCGACGGTCGGCCTGCTGATCGCCGCGGTGCCGCTGATCGCGGTGGTCATCGTGACCAAGCTCGGTCACGACCGCTTCGACGCGCGCCGCACCATCGGCCTGATCGTCGGTTTCGCGGGTGTGGCGGCGCTGGTCGGACTCGATATCGATCTGAGCGAGCCCGCCGCCATCGGCGCCATCGCGCTGACCACCATCGGCTATGCCGTCGGCCCGATCATCATCAACCGCGCGCTCGCCGACCTGCCGCCGATGGGCGTCGTCACCGGTTCGCTGATCCTCGCTGCGGTGATCTACCTCCCGTTCGCTGCGCTGCGCCGGCCGTCACATTTCACCGCCGACGCGTCGTGGTCGGTGCTCGGCCTCGCCGTAATCTGCACGGCCGCAGCGTTCTTGGTCTTCTTCGCGCTCATCGGCGAGGTCGGCCCGGCCCGGGCGACGGTCATCACCTATATCAATCCGGCGGTGGCCATTCTGCTCGGCGTAACCCTGCTGAACGAGCCGCTGACCATCGGCATGGGTATCGGCTTCCCGCTGGTCATCCTCGGCTCGATCCTCGGCACCGCCCGCACCCGCGCCGCCGACCAGCCCGCCGCCACACCGGCGCCGAGCCATACCTCCTAG
- a CDS encoding cutinase family protein, which produces MALREFFARHRMASAVAAPAVLGVAAVVAASLALTSSPQTRDTQLTSSVTECHDMVTISVAGRGDTPVAGTTKLLVDANGAELPAALSGDHSSEWVDPVVNAPANAVEPGSYAAVYIAYPANMASYEDAVNTGVANTEQVMREIAQACPDTKFSIVGYSEGADVVRRVAMTVGHQEADKDGGYGIVDPANVVGVVILADAGRTAGDGPFPGAQDPNHPDGFDQQYQNGANPTPGQGALPGTSGDFGALNGKIASFCSDGDLTCSAPQNISLLQLAVNVGRQLNVDALERDGLTPATGQDVAVTLGNIALAAFADIQSQPNWMQSNETFLQVLLRVSDPAYKPGATPTTPAKADSIATNDMSSLAYLPQKVFNEIVGLIVTNQNTIPVIMSDPYQQTLGPNHTGHHFDYWHDANAADGKPLTSAEYAAAWLTHLAQQAQAGKTVDTTAKPDEADLAAAYKAATTSPTPTSQPTTSTTVAPTTTKTGVSSTTTPPSTTSVPPSTTSSPAVTPEVTTTPAPTSAAAPTDTTKPTTTTTAPTTTTTTTSAVPTTTSTK; this is translated from the coding sequence ATGGCTCTTCGGGAGTTCTTTGCGCGCCATCGAATGGCTTCGGCTGTTGCGGCGCCCGCGGTGTTGGGGGTGGCGGCGGTTGTCGCCGCTTCGTTGGCGCTGACATCGTCGCCGCAGACCAGGGATACGCAGCTCACGTCGTCGGTTACCGAATGCCACGACATGGTGACGATCTCGGTGGCGGGGCGCGGGGATACGCCTGTTGCGGGGACGACGAAGTTGCTGGTCGACGCCAATGGTGCGGAATTACCCGCGGCGCTGTCCGGTGACCATTCCAGTGAATGGGTCGATCCGGTGGTCAATGCTCCCGCGAATGCCGTCGAACCCGGCTCGTACGCGGCTGTCTACATTGCGTATCCGGCGAATATGGCCAGCTACGAGGATGCTGTCAACACCGGTGTCGCGAATACCGAACAGGTGATGCGGGAGATCGCACAGGCCTGCCCGGATACCAAGTTCTCGATCGTCGGATACAGCGAGGGCGCCGATGTCGTCCGGCGGGTCGCGATGACCGTCGGGCATCAAGAGGCCGATAAGGACGGTGGATACGGGATCGTCGATCCGGCCAATGTGGTCGGTGTCGTCATCCTCGCCGATGCGGGTCGCACGGCGGGCGATGGACCGTTCCCCGGTGCGCAGGACCCGAACCATCCCGACGGCTTCGACCAGCAGTATCAGAACGGCGCGAATCCGACACCGGGTCAAGGTGCGCTGCCGGGTACCAGCGGTGACTTCGGCGCGCTGAACGGCAAGATCGCGTCGTTCTGCTCCGACGGCGATCTCACCTGCTCGGCGCCGCAGAACATTTCACTGCTGCAGTTGGCGGTCAATGTCGGCCGTCAGTTGAACGTCGACGCGCTCGAACGCGACGGGCTCACCCCGGCGACCGGGCAGGACGTCGCGGTCACCCTCGGCAACATCGCGCTTGCCGCGTTCGCGGATATTCAGTCGCAGCCGAATTGGATGCAGAGCAACGAGACCTTCCTCCAGGTACTGCTGCGGGTTTCGGATCCGGCGTACAAGCCGGGTGCGACGCCGACGACCCCCGCGAAGGCGGATTCGATCGCGACCAACGACATGTCGTCGCTGGCCTACCTGCCGCAGAAGGTGTTCAACGAGATCGTCGGTCTCATCGTGACGAACCAGAACACCATCCCGGTGATCATGAGCGACCCGTACCAGCAAACGCTCGGCCCGAACCACACCGGTCACCACTTCGACTACTGGCATGACGCGAACGCTGCCGACGGCAAGCCACTGACCTCGGCCGAGTACGCGGCCGCCTGGCTCACCCACCTGGCGCAGCAGGCGCAGGCGGGTAAGACGGTCGATACGACCGCCAAGCCGGACGAAGCTGACCTGGCCGCGGCGTACAAGGCGGCGACCACTTCGCCGACGCCGACGAGCCAACCGACCACGAGCACGACCGTGGCACCCACGACCACCAAGACCGGTGTCAGCAGCACAACGACGCCGCCCTCGACAACGTCGGTGCCACCGTCCACGACCTCGAGCCCGGCAGTCACACCGGAGGTGACAACCACACCGGCTCCGACTTCGGCCGCGGCACCCACTGACACCACCAAACCGACCACGACCACGACCGCGCCGACCACCACAACAACAACGACATCCGCAGTGCCGACCACCACCAGTACGAAGTGA
- a CDS encoding arsenate reductase ArsC, giving the protein MLALDHQTALDNAEARLRDEFASMFDFETVHRFLYDSYDDFVARATVTLYLPTLAERFGRQRLQAMARVQGKVAQPKPAVLFLCTHNAGRSQMALGLFTHLAQGRAIAWSGGSEPSAALNPAAVEAMAEIGIDIADEYPKPWTDEIIRAADIIVSMGCGDTCPLVPGPRYDEWIVEDPAGLGLIEVRPIRDDIHKRVEQLIADLGIPIGTLRG; this is encoded by the coding sequence CTGCTCGCCCTCGACCACCAGACGGCCCTCGACAATGCCGAGGCCCGGCTGCGCGATGAGTTCGCGTCCATGTTCGACTTCGAAACCGTCCACCGCTTCCTGTACGACTCCTACGATGATTTCGTCGCTCGCGCGACGGTGACCCTCTATCTACCGACACTCGCCGAACGCTTCGGCCGCCAGCGGTTGCAGGCCATGGCCCGGGTGCAGGGCAAAGTCGCCCAGCCCAAGCCGGCCGTGCTCTTCCTGTGCACGCACAACGCCGGACGCTCACAGATGGCGCTCGGATTGTTCACCCACCTCGCCCAGGGCCGAGCGATCGCCTGGTCCGGCGGCTCCGAGCCCAGCGCCGCCCTCAACCCGGCCGCCGTCGAGGCGATGGCCGAAATCGGTATCGATATCGCCGACGAATACCCCAAACCCTGGACCGACGAAATCATCCGCGCCGCCGACATCATCGTCAGCATGGGCTGCGGCGACACCTGCCCCCTGGTCCCCGGCCCGCGCTACGACGAATGGATCGTCGAAGATCCGGCGGGTCTCGGCCTCATCGAGGTCCGTCCCATCCGCGACGATATCCACAAACGAGTCGAACAGTTGATCGCTGACCTCGGCATCCCCATCGGCACATTGCGCGGTTAG